One window of the Mycobacterium sp. SVM_VP21 genome contains the following:
- a CDS encoding ATPase, translated as MSAMADRNSGTGTERKRLKTLAQAALNADVTVGQLEDVLGGLGNTMNELNSSLAGLNATVERLGAGLDHLDETMGSLDDLARRLVTLIEPVEAIVSRIDYLVEVGETAMSPLAATENAVRGVFNAMRNRVVR; from the coding sequence ATGAGCGCTATGGCAGACAGAAACTCGGGCACCGGCACGGAACGTAAGCGGCTCAAGACCTTGGCTCAGGCGGCACTGAACGCCGACGTGACCGTCGGGCAGCTTGAGGATGTCCTCGGCGGTCTGGGTAACACGATGAATGAGCTGAACAGTTCACTCGCGGGCCTCAACGCCACCGTCGAGCGGCTGGGCGCCGGCCTGGACCATCTTGACGAAACCATGGGCAGTCTCGACGACTTGGCCCGCCGCCTGGTCACACTGATCGAACCGGTGGAGGCCATCGTCAGCCGGATCGACTACCTGGTCGAAGTCGGCGAGACGGCCATGTCACCGCTGGCGGCGACCGAGAATGCGGTCCGCGGCGTGTTCAACGCCATGCGGAATCGGGTGGTGCGCTGA
- the pgl gene encoding 6-phosphogluconolactonase, producing MIVATYPDAAALVAAAGDRLADAVESAIAARGRALVVLTGGGNGIALLHRLGEHAARIDWARVQLFFGDDRFVPAADPDRNDKQAREALLGRIEIPAANVHAMPASDGEYGDDLDAAALAYQEVLAANAEPGQPAPDFDVHLLGMGPEGHVNSLFPDTAAVKESTRLVVGVPDSPKPPPRRITLTLPAIRRSREVWLVVAGESKAEAVAAAVGGADPVAVPAAGATGREQTVWLLDEAAASRLPATS from the coding sequence GTGATCGTTGCGACCTACCCCGACGCCGCCGCACTGGTCGCCGCTGCCGGTGACCGGCTGGCCGATGCCGTCGAATCGGCCATCGCCGCCCGGGGGCGGGCATTGGTCGTGCTGACCGGCGGCGGCAACGGAATCGCACTGCTGCATCGCCTCGGAGAGCACGCCGCGCGGATCGACTGGGCAAGGGTGCAGCTGTTCTTCGGTGACGACCGCTTCGTTCCGGCGGCCGACCCCGACCGCAACGACAAGCAGGCCCGTGAGGCACTGTTGGGCCGCATCGAGATCCCGGCTGCCAACGTGCACGCCATGCCGGCTAGCGATGGCGAATACGGCGACGACCTCGACGCCGCCGCGCTGGCCTATCAGGAGGTACTGGCAGCCAACGCCGAGCCGGGCCAGCCCGCACCGGATTTCGACGTGCACCTGCTCGGCATGGGCCCCGAGGGCCACGTCAACTCGTTGTTTCCCGACACCGCGGCCGTCAAGGAGAGCACCCGGCTGGTGGTTGGGGTACCTGATTCACCCAAGCCGCCCCCACGCCGAATCACGTTGACACTGCCCGCGATCCGTCGCTCCCGCGAGGTGTGGCTGGTGGTGGCCGGTGAGTCCAAGGCCGAGGCAGTAGCTGCCGCGGTCGGTGGCGCCGACCCCGTCGCGGTGCCCGCCGCCGGAGCGACAGGGCGCGAGCAGACGGTGTGGCTGCTCGACGAGGCGGCTGCCTCGAGGTTGCCCGCCACGTCATAA
- the opcA gene encoding glucose-6-phosphate dehydrogenase assembly protein OpcA has product MIIELPNTTTTAINKKLNAIREQVGAATTGRVLTLIVALETDALLDESIAAAHIASQEHPSRVIVVVSGDSDADESRLDAEVRMFGDAGASEVVVLRLYGPLASHADAVVTPFLLPDIPVVAWWPDVAPAAPATDPLGALALRRITDATNAPDPRAAINSRRDGYTAGDTDLAWSRITYWRALLASALDQPPFEPIRSAVVSGLATEPALDILAGWLASRIDGPVRRAVGELKIELTRDSETVALSRPQDGVTATLSRTGRPAALVPLPRRVTAECLAEDLRRLDADVIYGAALTGLEEVEYL; this is encoded by the coding sequence ATGATCATCGAGTTGCCGAACACCACCACCACCGCGATCAACAAGAAGCTCAACGCGATCCGCGAGCAGGTCGGTGCGGCGACCACGGGCCGGGTGCTGACGCTGATCGTCGCCTTGGAGACCGACGCCCTGCTCGATGAGTCCATCGCGGCGGCCCACATCGCCAGCCAAGAACACCCGAGCCGGGTGATCGTGGTGGTCAGCGGAGATTCCGATGCCGACGAGTCCCGTCTGGACGCCGAGGTGCGGATGTTCGGCGATGCCGGCGCCAGTGAGGTGGTGGTGCTGCGGCTGTACGGTCCGCTGGCCAGCCATGCCGACGCGGTCGTCACGCCCTTCCTGCTGCCCGATATCCCGGTGGTTGCATGGTGGCCCGATGTCGCCCCGGCGGCACCGGCCACCGACCCGCTGGGGGCCCTGGCGTTGCGGCGGATCACCGATGCCACCAATGCCCCTGATCCCCGGGCAGCGATCAACAGCCGCCGTGACGGCTACACCGCCGGCGACACCGACCTAGCGTGGAGTCGCATCACCTACTGGCGGGCGTTGCTCGCCTCCGCGCTGGATCAGCCACCGTTCGAGCCGATCCGCTCGGCGGTGGTCTCCGGGCTGGCGACCGAACCGGCCTTGGACATCCTGGCCGGCTGGCTGGCCAGTCGCATCGACGGTCCGGTGCGGCGCGCGGTCGGCGAACTGAAGATCGAATTGACCCGCGACAGCGAGACCGTGGCGCTCAGCCGGCCCCAGGATGGGGTCACCGCCACTTTGAGCCGCACCGGCAGGCCCGCGGCGCTGGTGCCGCTGCCCCGCCGGGTGACCGCGGAGTGTCTGGCCGAAGATCTGCGCCGGCTCGATGCCGACGTCATTTACGGTGCCGCGCTGACGGGCCTGGAAGAAGTGGAGTATCTGTGA
- the zwf gene encoding glucose-6-phosphate dehydrogenase, with amino-acid sequence MAGAGAARNTPSGWQNPLRDKRDKRLPRIAGPCGVVIFGVTGDLARRKLMPAIYDLANRGLLPATFALVGFARRDWADEDFADVVYQAVKEHARTPFRQVVWDRLASGFRFVTGTFDDDEAFARLAQTLEELDAERGTGGNHAFYLSIPPGAFPLVCEKLHSTGLARPRDGRWSRVVIEKPFGHDLNSAVELNSVVNSVFPEESVFRIDHYLGKETVQNILALRFANQLFDPIWNAHYVDHVQITMAEDIGLGGRAGYYDGIGAARDVIQNHLLQLLALTAMEEPVNFSPAELQAEKIKVLSATRLAQPLDETTSRGQYAAGWQGGEHVVGLLDEEGFAHDSRTETFAAITLEVDTRRWAGVPFYLRTGKRLGRRVTEIALVFKRAPHLPFDDTMTDELGKNALVIRVQPDEGITLRFGSKVPGHLMEVRDVNMDFSYGSAFSEDSPEAYERLILDVLLGEPSLFPVNAEVELSWEILDPVLENWAEHGKPEPYVAGSWGPQSAFEMLERSGREWRRP; translated from the coding sequence ATGGCCGGCGCCGGGGCAGCGCGAAACACCCCTTCGGGGTGGCAGAACCCGCTGCGAGACAAGCGAGACAAACGCCTGCCCCGCATCGCCGGCCCGTGCGGCGTGGTGATCTTCGGGGTCACCGGCGACCTGGCCCGGCGCAAGTTGATGCCGGCGATCTACGACCTGGCCAACCGCGGGTTGCTGCCGGCGACCTTTGCGCTGGTCGGGTTCGCCCGCCGGGACTGGGCCGACGAAGATTTCGCCGACGTGGTCTACCAGGCCGTCAAGGAGCACGCCCGGACCCCGTTCCGGCAGGTGGTATGGGACCGGCTGGCGTCCGGATTCCGGTTCGTCACCGGCACATTCGATGACGATGAGGCCTTTGCCCGGCTGGCACAGACCCTCGAGGAACTTGACGCCGAGCGCGGCACCGGCGGCAATCACGCCTTCTACCTGTCGATCCCGCCCGGCGCGTTCCCACTGGTGTGCGAAAAGCTGCACTCGACCGGACTGGCTCGGCCCCGCGACGGCCGGTGGAGCCGGGTGGTGATCGAGAAGCCGTTCGGTCACGACCTGAACAGCGCGGTCGAGCTCAACAGCGTGGTCAACAGCGTGTTCCCCGAGGAGTCGGTGTTCCGGATCGACCACTACCTGGGCAAGGAGACCGTCCAGAACATCCTGGCGCTGCGCTTCGCCAACCAGCTGTTCGACCCGATCTGGAACGCCCACTACGTCGACCACGTGCAGATCACCATGGCCGAGGACATCGGCTTGGGCGGGCGAGCCGGCTACTACGACGGTATCGGCGCTGCCCGAGACGTTATCCAGAACCACCTGCTGCAGCTGCTCGCCCTCACGGCGATGGAAGAGCCGGTGAACTTCTCCCCCGCCGAACTGCAGGCCGAGAAGATCAAAGTGCTCTCGGCTACCCGGCTGGCGCAGCCACTGGATGAGACCACCTCCCGCGGCCAGTACGCCGCCGGCTGGCAGGGCGGCGAGCACGTCGTGGGCCTGCTCGACGAAGAGGGGTTCGCCCACGATTCGCGGACCGAGACCTTTGCGGCGATCACCCTGGAGGTCGACACCCGGCGCTGGGCTGGCGTGCCGTTCTACCTGCGCACGGGAAAGCGCCTGGGCCGGCGGGTCACCGAGATTGCGCTGGTGTTCAAGCGCGCACCGCACCTGCCGTTCGACGACACCATGACCGACGAACTGGGCAAGAACGCGTTGGTGATCCGGGTGCAGCCCGATGAGGGGATCACACTGCGGTTCGGGTCGAAGGTGCCGGGCCACTTGATGGAGGTCCGCGACGTCAACATGGACTTCTCCTACGGATCGGCGTTCTCCGAGGATTCACCGGAGGCCTATGAGCGTCTGATCCTGGACGTGCTGTTGGGCGAGCCCTCCCTGTTTCCGGTCAACGCCGAGGTCGAATTGTCTTGGGAGATACTCGATCCGGTATTGGAGAACTGGGCCGAGCACGGCAAGCCCGAGCCGTATGTGGCGGGGAGTTGGGGACCGCAGTCGGCGTTCGAGATGCTGGAGCGTTCGGGCCGGGAATGGCGGCGCCCATGA
- the tal gene encoding transaldolase: MTQNPKLAALSAAGVSVWLDDLSRDRLTSGNLADLVATRSVVGVTTNPTIFQKALEKGHAYDKQLAELAARGADVDAVIRTVTTDDVRNACDVLSAAWEATDGVDGRVSIEVDPRLAHETDKTVAQAVELWKIVDRPNLFIKIPATKAGLPAITAVLAEGISVNVTLIFSVERHREVMDAYLAGLEAAKAAGHDLAKIHSVASFFVSRVDTEIDARLEKIGSAEALALRGKAGLANARLAYAAYEEVFTGERFAALAADGARVQRPLWASTGVKNPDYPDTLYVTELVAAHTVNTMPEPTLDAVADHGDITGDTIAGTATASQQVFDQLAAVGIDLTDVFVVLENEGVEKFEASWGELLDATATQLEEAK; the protein is encoded by the coding sequence ATGACTCAGAATCCCAAGCTTGCCGCTCTCAGCGCCGCGGGCGTGTCGGTGTGGCTCGATGACCTGTCCCGTGACCGGCTCACGTCGGGCAACCTGGCCGACCTCGTCGCCACCCGCAGCGTGGTCGGGGTGACCACCAACCCGACCATCTTCCAGAAGGCGTTGGAGAAGGGTCACGCCTACGACAAGCAGCTGGCCGAGCTGGCCGCTCGCGGCGCCGATGTGGACGCGGTGATCCGCACCGTTACCACCGACGACGTACGCAACGCGTGCGACGTGCTGTCTGCGGCGTGGGAGGCGACCGACGGCGTAGACGGGCGAGTGTCGATCGAGGTCGATCCGCGTCTGGCCCACGAGACCGACAAGACCGTGGCCCAGGCCGTCGAGCTGTGGAAGATCGTCGACCGGCCGAACCTGTTCATCAAGATTCCGGCCACCAAGGCGGGCCTGCCAGCCATCACTGCCGTACTGGCAGAAGGGATTTCGGTCAACGTCACGCTGATCTTCTCCGTCGAGCGACACCGCGAGGTTATGGACGCCTACCTGGCCGGTCTGGAGGCCGCCAAGGCCGCCGGACACGACCTGGCCAAGATTCACTCGGTGGCGTCGTTCTTCGTCTCCCGGGTGGACACCGAGATCGACGCCCGGCTGGAGAAGATCGGCTCGGCCGAGGCCCTGGCGCTGCGCGGCAAGGCCGGTCTGGCCAACGCCCGATTGGCGTACGCGGCCTACGAAGAGGTCTTTACCGGCGAGCGCTTCGCCGCGCTTGCGGCCGACGGTGCTCGGGTGCAGCGCCCGTTGTGGGCATCGACCGGGGTCAAGAACCCGGACTACCCGGACACCCTCTACGTCACCGAGCTGGTCGCGGCCCACACCGTCAACACCATGCCCGAACCGACGCTGGACGCAGTCGCTGACCACGGGGACATCACCGGTGACACCATCGCCGGAACCGCGACGGCAAGCCAGCAGGTCTTCGACCAACTCGCCGCGGTGGGCATCGACCTGACCGATGTGTTCGTGGTACTGGAGAACGAGGGCGTCGAGAAGTTCGAAGCGTCCTGGGGCGAACTGTTGGACGCCACCGCAACCCAGCTCGAAGAGGCCAAGTGA
- the tkt gene encoding transketolase: MTTAAEISALTRPHHPADWAEIDSVAVDTARVLAADAVQKVGNGHPGTAMSLAPLAYTLFQRVMRHDPSDSTWLGRDRFVLSCGHSSLTLYIQLYLGGFGLELADIEALRTWGSKTPGHPEFRHTKGVEITTGPLGQGLASAVGMAMAARYERGLFDPDTAPGESPFDHFVYVIASDGDIQEGVTSEASSLAGVQQLGNLIVFYDHNKISIEDDTAIALCEDTAARYRSYGWHVQEVEGGENVTGIEEAIANAKAVTDKPSFISLRTIIGYPSPGKMNTGAIHGSALGGDEVAATKTALGFDPDKAFDVREDVITHTRGLVARGKAAHADWQAQFEAWAAREPQRKALLDRLIAGELPEGWDAELPYWEPGSKAVATRAASGKVLNAVGAKLPELWGGSADLAGSNNTTMDGVKSFGPASISTGEYTADPYGRTLHFGIREHAMGSILSGIVLHGPTRAYGGTFLQFSDYMRPAVRLAALMDIDPIYVWTHDSIGLGEDGPTHQPIEHLAALRAIPRLSVVRPADANETAYAWRTVLARGASSGPVGLILTRQNVPIIEGTDAEGVARGGYVLGGLEAAGTEDPDVVLIATGSEVQLAVEAQKLLAAKDINARVVSMTCLEWFESQPADYRDAVLPPSVSARVAVEAGIAQCWHKIVGDTGEIVSIERYGESADYQTLFREFGLTAEAVVAAAERTLEN, from the coding sequence GTGACCACTGCCGCAGAGATCTCCGCTCTTACCCGCCCGCACCACCCCGCTGACTGGGCCGAGATCGACTCCGTCGCTGTCGACACCGCCCGGGTGCTGGCCGCAGACGCGGTGCAGAAGGTCGGTAACGGCCACCCGGGCACCGCGATGAGCCTCGCTCCGCTGGCCTACACGCTGTTCCAGCGGGTGATGCGCCACGACCCGTCCGACTCCACATGGCTGGGCCGCGACCGGTTCGTGCTGTCCTGCGGGCACTCCAGCCTGACCCTGTACATCCAGCTCTACCTGGGCGGTTTCGGGCTGGAACTGGCCGACATCGAAGCACTGCGCACCTGGGGCTCCAAGACCCCGGGTCATCCGGAGTTCCGCCACACCAAGGGTGTGGAGATCACCACCGGCCCGCTCGGACAGGGCCTGGCCTCGGCGGTCGGCATGGCGATGGCCGCACGGTATGAGCGCGGCCTGTTCGACCCGGACACGGCGCCCGGCGAGAGCCCGTTCGACCACTTCGTCTACGTGATCGCCTCCGACGGCGACATCCAGGAAGGCGTCACCAGTGAGGCCTCCTCGCTGGCCGGCGTTCAGCAGCTGGGCAACTTGATCGTGTTCTACGACCACAACAAGATCTCCATCGAGGACGACACCGCGATCGCCCTCTGTGAGGACACCGCGGCCCGCTACCGGTCCTACGGCTGGCACGTCCAGGAGGTCGAGGGCGGCGAGAACGTGACCGGCATCGAGGAGGCCATCGCCAACGCGAAGGCCGTCACCGACAAGCCCTCGTTTATCTCGCTGCGCACGATCATCGGCTACCCGTCCCCGGGCAAGATGAACACCGGAGCCATCCACGGTTCCGCGCTCGGCGGCGACGAGGTGGCCGCCACCAAGACCGCACTCGGATTCGACCCGGACAAGGCGTTCGACGTCCGCGAAGACGTGATCACCCACACCCGCGGGTTGGTGGCGCGCGGCAAGGCCGCCCACGCCGACTGGCAGGCGCAGTTCGAGGCGTGGGCAGCCCGCGAGCCGCAGCGCAAGGCGCTGCTGGACCGGTTGATCGCCGGTGAACTGCCCGAGGGCTGGGACGCCGAGCTGCCGTACTGGGAGCCCGGATCCAAGGCCGTTGCCACCCGCGCCGCGTCCGGCAAGGTGCTCAACGCAGTTGGCGCCAAGCTTCCTGAATTATGGGGCGGCTCAGCCGATCTGGCGGGCAGCAACAACACCACCATGGACGGCGTCAAGTCGTTCGGGCCGGCGTCGATCTCCACCGGCGAGTACACCGCCGACCCCTACGGCCGCACCCTGCACTTCGGGATTCGCGAGCACGCGATGGGCTCGATCCTGTCCGGCATCGTGCTGCACGGGCCCACCCGCGCCTACGGCGGGACGTTCCTGCAGTTCTCCGACTACATGCGGCCCGCGGTGCGGTTGGCGGCGCTGATGGACATCGACCCGATCTACGTGTGGACGCACGACTCGATCGGGCTCGGCGAAGACGGTCCGACGCACCAGCCGATCGAGCACCTGGCGGCGTTGCGTGCCATCCCCCGTCTGTCGGTGGTGCGACCGGCGGATGCCAATGAGACGGCCTACGCCTGGCGCACCGTCTTGGCCCGCGGCGCGAGCAGCGGTCCCGTCGGGCTGATCCTGACCCGGCAGAATGTGCCGATCATCGAGGGCACCGACGCCGAGGGCGTGGCACGCGGAGGCTACGTGCTGGGCGGCCTCGAAGCCGCCGGCACCGAGGACCCCGACGTGGTGTTGATCGCCACCGGTTCGGAGGTGCAGCTCGCGGTCGAAGCGCAGAAACTCTTGGCAGCCAAGGACATCAATGCCCGCGTGGTGTCGATGACGTGTCTGGAGTGGTTCGAATCGCAGCCGGCCGACTACCGCGACGCGGTGTTGCCGCCGTCGGTGTCGGCTCGGGTGGCGGTCGAAGCCGGTATCGCCCAGTGCTGGCACAAGATCGTCGGCGACACCGGCGAGATCGTGTCGATCGAGCGCTACGGCGAATCCGCCGACTACCAAACTCTGTTCCGTGAGTTCGGTCTGACCGCGGAGGCTGTCGTCGCCGCCGCCGAAAGAACACTGGAAAACTGA
- a CDS encoding heme o synthase, producing MSIRERAQPRRIRAVRSTLLAYLSLTKPRIIELLLVTTIPAMLLADRGTVNPLLIFNTLIGGMLAAASANALNCVVDADIDKVMKRTARRPLAREAVPTRNALVFSLALGVGSFIWLWRTTNLISGLLATATIAFYVLVYTMMLKRRTSQNVVWGGAAGCMPVVIGWSAVTGTIGWPALVMFLVIFFWTPPHTWALAMRYKEDYAAAGVPMLPVVASEHVVTHRIVVYTWATVLATLALVPAAGWLYAAVAVLAGAWFLAMAHQLYAGVRRGEPIKPLRLFLQSNNYLALVFCALAVDSALGLPTLF from the coding sequence GTGAGTATTCGCGAGCGCGCTCAGCCGCGCCGAATACGCGCTGTGCGCAGCACGTTGTTGGCGTACCTGTCGCTGACCAAGCCCCGAATCATCGAGCTGCTGCTGGTCACGACCATTCCGGCGATGCTGCTGGCGGACCGTGGCACGGTGAATCCGCTGCTGATCTTCAACACGCTGATCGGCGGGATGCTGGCCGCCGCCAGCGCCAACGCGCTGAACTGCGTGGTCGACGCCGACATCGACAAGGTGATGAAGCGCACTGCGCGCCGTCCGCTGGCCCGCGAGGCAGTGCCGACCCGCAACGCCCTGGTGTTCAGCCTGGCGCTCGGTGTCGGCTCGTTCATCTGGCTTTGGCGTACCACCAACTTGATCTCGGGCCTGCTGGCCACGGCCACCATCGCGTTCTACGTGCTGGTCTACACGATGATGCTCAAGCGGCGTACCTCCCAGAACGTGGTGTGGGGCGGGGCTGCCGGCTGCATGCCGGTCGTGATCGGCTGGTCGGCGGTTACCGGCACCATCGGCTGGCCCGCGTTGGTGATGTTCTTGGTGATCTTCTTCTGGACGCCGCCGCACACCTGGGCACTGGCGATGCGCTACAAGGAGGACTACGCGGCGGCGGGGGTGCCCATGCTGCCGGTGGTCGCCAGCGAGCACGTGGTCACCCACCGGATCGTGGTCTACACCTGGGCGACGGTGCTCGCGACGTTGGCGCTGGTGCCGGCAGCCGGGTGGCTGTACGCGGCAGTCGCGGTGCTGGCCGGCGCCTGGTTCCTGGCCATGGCCCACCAGCTGTACGCGGGAGTCCGTCGCGGCGAGCCGATCAAACCGCTGCGACTGTTCCTGCAGTCCAACAACTACCTGGCGCTGGTCTTCTGCGCGCTGGCGGTGGACTCGGCCCTCGGCCTGCCCACCTTGTTCTAA
- a CDS encoding NUDIX domain-containing protein, whose translation MPTPQFIVDLRTHIGHAPLWLIGVTAVVIRGDEVLLVERADNGIWAPVTGIVDPGEEPADAAVREVAEETGVTAAPERLAWVHVTPPVIHVNGDQAQYLDHVFVMRWVAGEPYPADDESTDARWYPRTALPGLPERMRRRINAAFDAGTETRFEWSQGS comes from the coding sequence ATGCCGACTCCTCAGTTCATCGTCGACCTCCGCACCCATATCGGCCATGCCCCGCTGTGGCTGATCGGCGTGACGGCGGTGGTCATCCGCGGCGACGAGGTGTTACTCGTCGAACGCGCCGACAACGGCATCTGGGCGCCGGTCACCGGGATCGTCGACCCCGGCGAAGAGCCGGCTGACGCCGCCGTACGCGAGGTCGCCGAGGAGACTGGTGTCACCGCGGCGCCCGAGCGGCTGGCCTGGGTGCACGTCACGCCGCCCGTCATCCACGTCAACGGTGACCAGGCGCAGTACCTCGACCACGTCTTCGTGATGCGCTGGGTGGCGGGCGAGCCCTACCCCGCTGACGACGAGAGCACCGACGCGCGCTGGTACCCGCGCACCGCGCTGCCCGGCCTGCCGGAGCGGATGCGGAGGCGGATCAACGCCGCGTTCGACGCGGGCACCGAAACCCGTTTCGAATGGAGCCAGGGGTCTTAG